Proteins found in one Polyangia bacterium genomic segment:
- a CDS encoding queuosine precursor transporter: MDRKQRFFVWLTAFFVAALVTGDFVGGKFFMLFGRNFSAGIIPFPLTFVLTDLVNEFYGTHGARRLTFVGLGAAIFVWAVITLSLHLPTSPDSPIPDSVFRGAFGTSARLYVASLIAYLIGQLLDISVFHLLRRITGHRLLWLRSTGSTVLSQMLDSLAVSVVFLVGTRPMGFIIGNAANNYVGKLVMAVLLTPLIYLGHGVFRRYFHIPERDAPAV, from the coding sequence GTGGACAGAAAACAGCGGTTCTTCGTCTGGCTGACGGCGTTCTTCGTCGCGGCCCTGGTGACCGGCGACTTTGTGGGCGGCAAGTTCTTCATGCTCTTCGGGCGCAACTTCTCGGCCGGGATCATCCCCTTCCCGCTGACGTTCGTCCTCACCGACCTGGTCAACGAGTTCTACGGCACGCACGGCGCGCGCCGACTGACCTTCGTCGGGCTGGGCGCGGCGATCTTCGTGTGGGCGGTGATCACGTTGTCGCTGCACCTGCCCACCAGCCCCGATTCGCCCATTCCGGACAGCGTCTTTCGTGGCGCCTTCGGGACGTCGGCCCGTCTTTATGTGGCGTCGCTGATCGCGTACCTCATCGGCCAGCTGCTGGACATCAGCGTGTTCCATCTTTTGCGACGAATCACCGGCCACCGCCTGCTGTGGCTGCGTTCAACCGGATCGACCGTGCTGTCGCAGATGCTCGACAGCCTGGCGGTGAGCGTGGTTTTTTTGGTGGGGACGCGGCCGATGGGTTTCATCATCGGCAACGCGGCGAACAACTACGTCGGCAAGCTGGTGATGGCCGTGTTACTGACGCCGCTGATTTACCTGGGCCACGGCGTCTTTCGCCGCTATTTCCACATCCCGGAGCGCGACGCCCCGGCCGTCTGA
- a CDS encoding response regulator, translating into MAEAMNALDLSCHSILVVDDDSDIRETLTDILSEEGYRVTGVRNGREALAYLGAQTRPSLILLDMMMPEMDGWRFRQEQQRNPVIAGIPVVILSAHGNVREAALALGVADYLRKPLRVENLLEIAERYCRPVFLN; encoded by the coding sequence ATGGCCGAAGCCATGAATGCGCTCGACCTTTCCTGCCACTCGATCCTGGTCGTCGACGACGATTCGGATATCCGGGAAACATTGACCGACATTCTCAGCGAGGAAGGTTATCGGGTCACCGGGGTGCGAAACGGACGGGAGGCGCTGGCCTATCTGGGTGCCCAGACCCGACCAAGCCTGATTCTCCTCGACATGATGATGCCGGAGATGGACGGCTGGCGGTTCCGCCAGGAGCAGCAGCGCAACCCGGTGATTGCCGGAATCCCGGTGGTGATCCTCTCGGCGCACGGGAATGTCCGCGAGGCGGCCCTGGCCCTGGGCGTGGCCGATTACCTGCGCAAGCCGCTGCGGGTGGAAAACCTTTTGGAGATCGCCGAACGTTACTGCCGCCCGGTATTCTTGAACTGA
- a CDS encoding tetratricopeptide repeat protein gives MSGYSANEVEKMLGLSPARLRAYVRAGLLTPERGAEGELRFSFQDLRLLRNAEGLVRGRIAPHRVRRALQSVRARLNGEQPLSAVQLEAEGSGLVVRDGGARWQAESGQLLLDLAAPSTVPAPAEASIARLHPPRPAAEAAAAEAPPLSAQQLYESAARQEEIDPQQARETYLQVLTLVPTHADAHIDLGRLLHQSGDLRAAEFHYRNALTARPGDSTAAFNLGVALEDQGQVSAAIDAYEKALASNPENADAHYNAARLYEKAGDYPAALRHLRAYRQLSKR, from the coding sequence ATGAGCGGTTACAGCGCGAACGAGGTCGAGAAGATGCTGGGCCTGTCGCCGGCGCGCCTGCGCGCGTACGTGCGGGCCGGCCTTCTGACCCCCGAACGCGGCGCTGAAGGCGAGCTGCGCTTTTCGTTTCAGGATCTGCGGCTTCTGCGCAACGCCGAGGGTCTGGTGCGTGGCCGTATCGCCCCGCACCGGGTGCGGCGCGCCCTGCAAAGTGTGCGGGCCCGCCTGAACGGCGAGCAGCCGCTGTCGGCGGTGCAGCTGGAAGCCGAAGGCAGCGGCCTGGTGGTGCGCGACGGAGGCGCCCGCTGGCAGGCCGAGTCCGGACAGCTGCTGCTGGACCTGGCAGCGCCGTCCACGGTGCCCGCCCCGGCCGAGGCGTCGATCGCCCGGCTCCACCCGCCCCGCCCCGCCGCCGAAGCGGCTGCCGCCGAGGCGCCGCCTCTGTCTGCGCAACAACTTTACGAGTCGGCCGCGCGACAAGAGGAAATCGATCCCCAGCAGGCGCGCGAGACCTATCTGCAAGTCCTGACGCTGGTTCCTACCCACGCTGACGCGCACATCGACCTCGGCAGGCTGCTGCACCAGTCGGGTGATCTCAGGGCAGCGGAGTTTCACTACCGCAACGCCTTGACCGCGCGGCCGGGGGACTCGACGGCGGCGTTCAATCTGGGCGTGGCGCTGGAGGACCAGGGGCAGGTCAGCGCCGCCATCGACGCCTACGAAAAAGCGCTGGCGTCGAACCCGGAGAACGCCGACGCCCACTACAACGCCGCCCGGCTGTACGAAAAGGCGGGCGACTATCCGGCGGCGCTTCGACATCTGCGGGCGTACCGGCAACTGTCGAAGCGCTGA
- a CDS encoding OsmC family protein, translating into MKRKASAQWKGSLKDGSGSFSAESGALSNIPYSFARRFENEPGTNPEELIAAAHASCFAMALSAELGKLGITPVSLDATATVTFEKQEAGFTITESHLEVVGKLSAPDAGKWQQATDAAKKGCPISRVLNTKITLDAKLA; encoded by the coding sequence ATGAAACGCAAAGCCAGCGCACAGTGGAAGGGCAGCCTGAAAGACGGCAGCGGAAGTTTCTCCGCCGAGAGCGGCGCCCTGTCCAACATTCCGTACTCATTCGCGCGCCGGTTCGAAAACGAACCCGGCACCAACCCGGAAGAATTGATCGCAGCCGCTCACGCTAGCTGCTTCGCCATGGCCTTGTCCGCGGAGCTGGGCAAGCTGGGCATCACGCCGGTCAGCCTGGATGCCACGGCGACCGTCACGTTCGAAAAGCAAGAGGCCGGCTTTACCATCACCGAGTCCCACCTGGAGGTGGTCGGCAAACTGTCGGCGCCGGACGCCGGCAAGTGGCAGCAAGCCACCGACGCAGCCAAGAAAGGCTGCCCCATCTCCCGCGTCCTCAACACCAAGATCACTTTGGACGCGAAGCTGGCCTAG
- the lon gene encoding endopeptidase La — translation MAAKKPTPEGPVEVPEIISVLPLRNSVLFPGSIIPIDVGRKKSVKLVEEAISKERPVIGIVTQRDARTEDPGATDLYSVGCAARILKVIKLAKDNFSVILQGVSRIRILEVGGQDPFMTAKVQPLPDAPSADVELDALVMNLKDVAKRVIKLMPELPKEASALVDSVTEPGQLADLITSNLDVQVDEKQDVLETFDIKSRLRKVLQFLSRQHEVLKVREKINSQVQEEMGRNQREYVLRQQLKAIKEELGEIDESGGDLDDFREKIVNAKMPPDTEKVAMKQLERLKVMQPSSAEYTVTRTYLEWLVELPWSVATEDKLDIQAARDILNTDHYDLEKVKKRILEYLAVRKLKADKRGPILCLVGPPGVGKTSLGRSIARSLGRKFIRISLGGVRDEAEIRGHRRTYVGSLPGRLVQGMKKAGSNNPVFMLDEIDKLGHDFRGDPAAALLEVLDPEQNHTFSDHYLEVPFDLSKVMFVATANIMDPIPPALRDRLEVLELPGYTREEKLNISKQFLIPKQLAEHGLSSEKVVFETTAVAELIDSYTREAGVRNLEREVANVIRAIAVLVAEGKAQPVETVTVERIPEFLGPQKHQSEVAERTAEPGVATGLAWTPVGGDILFIEATKMNGKGQLVLTGQLGDVMKESAQAALSFIRARAKWLGLEENFLEKTDIHVHIPAGAIPKDGPSAGVTMFVSMASLLTGKPIRNDVAMTGEITLRGLVLPVGGIKEKFLAAHRAGIKRVILPERNRKDIIDIPEQPRKEIEILFVKRMDELLPLVLTEMPKLGVMTAPTVPSPAQPAPPAA, via the coding sequence ATGGCCGCTAAGAAGCCTACCCCCGAAGGTCCGGTTGAAGTTCCTGAGATCATCTCTGTTCTGCCGCTGCGGAACTCGGTCTTGTTCCCTGGGTCGATCATCCCGATCGATGTTGGCCGTAAAAAATCGGTCAAGTTAGTCGAGGAGGCGATCTCGAAGGAGCGGCCGGTGATCGGCATCGTCACCCAGCGCGACGCCCGCACGGAAGATCCGGGCGCCACCGACCTTTATTCGGTGGGCTGCGCGGCGCGCATCCTCAAGGTCATCAAGCTGGCCAAGGACAACTTCTCGGTCATCTTGCAGGGCGTTTCGCGCATTCGCATTCTGGAAGTGGGCGGGCAGGACCCGTTCATGACCGCCAAGGTGCAGCCGCTGCCCGACGCGCCCAGCGCCGATGTCGAGCTGGACGCCCTGGTGATGAACCTCAAGGACGTCGCCAAGCGGGTGATCAAACTGATGCCCGAGCTGCCCAAGGAAGCAAGCGCGCTGGTCGACAGCGTGACCGAGCCGGGCCAGCTGGCCGACCTCATCACGTCGAACCTGGACGTGCAGGTCGACGAGAAGCAGGACGTGCTGGAGACCTTCGACATCAAGAGCCGGCTGCGCAAGGTGCTGCAGTTCCTCTCGCGCCAGCACGAGGTGCTGAAGGTGCGCGAGAAGATCAACAGCCAGGTGCAGGAAGAGATGGGGCGCAACCAGCGCGAGTACGTCCTGCGCCAGCAGCTCAAGGCGATCAAGGAAGAGCTGGGCGAGATCGACGAGTCGGGCGGCGACCTGGACGACTTCCGCGAGAAGATCGTCAATGCCAAGATGCCCCCTGATACCGAAAAAGTGGCGATGAAGCAGCTTGAGCGGCTGAAGGTGATGCAGCCGTCATCGGCCGAATACACCGTCACGCGCACGTACCTGGAATGGCTGGTCGAGCTGCCGTGGTCGGTGGCCACCGAAGACAAGCTGGATATCCAGGCCGCGCGCGACATCCTGAACACCGACCACTACGACCTCGAGAAGGTCAAAAAGCGCATCCTCGAATATCTGGCCGTCCGCAAGCTGAAGGCCGACAAGCGCGGGCCGATCCTGTGTCTGGTGGGTCCGCCCGGCGTCGGCAAGACGTCACTGGGGCGATCGATCGCCCGTTCGCTGGGGCGCAAGTTCATTCGCATCTCGCTGGGCGGCGTGCGCGACGAGGCGGAGATCCGCGGCCACCGGCGCACGTATGTCGGTTCGCTGCCAGGCCGCCTGGTGCAGGGCATGAAGAAGGCCGGGTCGAACAACCCGGTGTTCATGCTGGACGAGATCGACAAGCTGGGGCACGACTTCCGCGGCGATCCGGCAGCGGCGCTGCTGGAGGTGCTGGACCCTGAACAGAACCACACCTTCTCGGATCACTATCTGGAGGTGCCGTTCGATCTTTCCAAGGTGATGTTCGTGGCCACCGCGAACATCATGGACCCGATCCCTCCGGCGCTGCGCGATCGCTTGGAGGTGCTGGAGCTTCCCGGGTACACCCGCGAAGAAAAACTGAACATCTCGAAACAGTTCCTCATCCCGAAGCAGCTCGCCGAGCACGGCTTGTCGTCTGAAAAGGTGGTCTTCGAGACGACGGCGGTCGCCGAGCTTATCGACAGCTACACGCGGGAGGCCGGCGTGCGCAACCTCGAGCGCGAGGTTGCCAACGTCATTCGCGCCATCGCCGTCCTGGTCGCCGAGGGCAAGGCGCAGCCGGTGGAGACCGTCACTGTCGAGCGCATCCCCGAATTCTTGGGACCGCAGAAGCACCAGTCAGAAGTCGCCGAGCGCACCGCCGAACCGGGGGTGGCCACCGGTCTCGCCTGGACGCCAGTCGGCGGCGACATTCTTTTCATCGAAGCGACGAAGATGAACGGCAAGGGCCAGCTGGTCCTGACCGGTCAGCTTGGCGACGTGATGAAAGAATCGGCGCAAGCGGCGCTGTCGTTCATTCGCGCCCGGGCGAAATGGCTGGGGTTGGAAGAAAACTTCCTTGAAAAGACGGACATCCACGTCCATATCCCGGCCGGCGCCATCCCCAAGGACGGCCCGTCGGCGGGCGTGACCATGTTCGTGTCGATGGCGTCGTTGCTCACCGGCAAGCCGATCCGCAACGATGTGGCCATGACCGGCGAGATCACCCTGCGCGGCCTGGTGCTGCCGGTGGGCGGCATCAAGGAAAAATTTCTGGCCGCGCACCGCGCCGGCATCAAGCGCGTCATCCTGCCGGAGCGCAACCGCAAGGACATCATCGACATCCCGGAGCAGCCGCGCAAAGAGATCGAGATCCTATTCGTCAAGCGCATGGACGAGCTGCTGCCGCTGGTGCTGACCGAGATGCCCAAGCTGGGCGTGATGACCGCCCCGACGGTGCCGTCGCCCGCGCAACCGGCGCCACCGGCGGCGTGA
- a CDS encoding esterase-like activity of phytase family protein, translating into MAAASCGGAPSVPPPAAEKFDVAAQPFVGNNILNASKDTMLLGGLLQNLNFGSIPFLLVERALIGFDQNALTSIAPSGLAITSGRLDVSVIGNPIQSGRARTIQLFRMTQPWTEEQSTWQCAADSNIWNLIANCPAGQAWDIGPTQKGQTNPWNPTPTATAQLQPRFTGVLSFDVTADVRGFADRSLPNYGWVIKSDDLDGGVLILDSRETSAPPRLVIATGCAAGYADCDLNPATGCEQRLNTATSCGGCGISCDDGNPCTADACSATGVCTHAPVGDGIACNDGNACTEVDTCQAGACAGGSPVSCAAADQCHAAGACDPATGACTNPVAVDGTACNDGNPCTQTDACQTGVCAGGNPVTCVAADQCHAAGVCDPASGACTNPTIADGTACNDGNACTVADRCVAGTCAAGDPMVCPSTDGCHPGVCDVASGSCGNPMACHLYGVGTVSAALTDGLAVSPLALEDGVSNNAVGGTGSAIAYTGIGNRFLVAPDRGPNAGDDSYTERYYVMDLSLDGGKVTPTLKAGAVLDQGPGLPAFNGRNINFDATNSPASLRLDVEGLRASPSGTFFISDEYGPFVYEFSADGHRLRSLNVPAKFLIDHPAKEDDELPPTNTKGRQDNRGMEGLAISPDGRKLYGLMQSPLIQDGALSGKNKRVGTNIRMLEIDTINGETREFIYPLENASLGTNEILAINDHQFLVDERDGNGGTDAAFKKYFLIDITSATDISNIAALPTTGIPAGVTAVSKKLFLDLLDPAFGLAGASFPEKIEGLALGPDLPDGRHTLYVTSDNDFLPDQDAKIYVFTIDPVALPGYVPAQVAYLDQCDGATPVTCSAADACHRAGMCNPGTATCSGPVQPSGTLVGTQVTGDCHSSQCDGFGNTVNAIDPADVPVDGNQCTSDLCLNGVPTNPSVVAGAICNQGGGSLCDGAGSCVSCVTAADCGGVETECMARTCAAGACGVAYSAAGTPTAAQVVGDCHVNQCDGAGGVLSAISDSDTPADDGNPCTVETCSSGVPGVVAAAAGLSCGAGFCDGSGSCLGCLIAADCPGADSECAQRSCTQGQCGFAKAAVGTPVAAQVQGDCQRTVCDGAGQVTSLADNSDAPSSANQCAAGTCTAGAPSTSNLPSGTACSQNGGQSCDGNGACVSPQTFRVVRLGDGSAALGSGGTAVSVDEWRFDGTLVATVAVSLLAPAGNPFTMSGSASSEGELSLSADGHYLVMAGYAAPIGTSKVASSKASAFKRAVARVDAAGHVDTSTTLATAFDSNNARGATSADGTGFWVAGAGGSSGGVWFVPFGTSGGTLVLNASLNNVRWLTIAGGQLYGTSNVASSPSVFTIGTGLPTTTGQLAVTLNGIPNNNSNNNLPPSVYGMVTLDLVPAGGDGKPDTLYLSDDSTSGGIQKWTNSGTSWSLAGTFNVSPTPVGFRGLAGSAVGNKVTLVASTAEDANGRLVVFVDDGTTVTNTVIATAGTNTVFRGVALSPK; encoded by the coding sequence GTGGCAGCGGCCAGTTGTGGCGGCGCCCCGTCGGTGCCGCCCCCCGCAGCGGAGAAATTTGATGTCGCCGCACAACCCTTCGTCGGCAACAACATCCTCAACGCCTCGAAGGACACGATGTTGCTGGGGGGGCTTCTCCAGAACCTGAACTTCGGTTCGATACCTTTCCTCCTCGTCGAGCGGGCGCTGATCGGTTTCGATCAAAACGCGCTCACCTCGATAGCTCCCTCTGGTCTCGCCATCACCAGCGGGCGGCTTGATGTCAGCGTTATTGGAAATCCCATTCAGTCGGGACGCGCCCGCACCATTCAGCTGTTCCGCATGACCCAACCCTGGACCGAAGAGCAGTCGACCTGGCAATGCGCCGCCGACAGTAATATTTGGAATCTGATCGCTAACTGTCCGGCGGGCCAGGCCTGGGACATCGGTCCCACGCAAAAAGGACAAACCAATCCGTGGAACCCGACGCCGACCGCCACGGCCCAGCTGCAGCCGCGTTTTACGGGCGTGCTCAGCTTCGACGTCACCGCCGACGTGCGCGGTTTCGCCGACCGGTCGCTGCCCAACTACGGCTGGGTCATCAAATCGGATGACCTCGACGGCGGCGTCCTGATCCTCGACTCGCGCGAGACCAGCGCGCCACCTCGCCTGGTTATCGCCACCGGTTGTGCCGCTGGCTACGCCGACTGCGATCTCAACCCGGCCACCGGCTGCGAGCAACGCCTCAACACCGCCACCAGCTGCGGCGGCTGCGGAATCTCCTGTGACGACGGCAATCCTTGTACCGCCGACGCCTGCAGCGCCACCGGCGTCTGCACGCACGCGCCAGTCGGCGACGGCATCGCCTGCAACGATGGCAACGCCTGCACCGAGGTCGACACCTGCCAAGCCGGCGCTTGCGCGGGCGGCAGCCCGGTGAGCTGCGCCGCCGCCGATCAGTGCCACGCTGCCGGCGCCTGCGATCCCGCCACTGGCGCCTGCACCAACCCCGTCGCGGTCGACGGCACCGCGTGCAACGACGGCAACCCGTGCACGCAGACCGACGCTTGTCAGACGGGGGTTTGCGCGGGCGGCAATCCGGTCACCTGCGTGGCCGCCGATCAGTGCCACGCCGCCGGGGTCTGCGATCCGGCCAGCGGCGCGTGCACCAACCCGACCATCGCCGACGGCACTGCCTGCAACGATGGCAACGCCTGCACCGTGGCTGATCGCTGCGTGGCCGGCACGTGCGCCGCCGGCGATCCGATGGTGTGTCCGTCGACGGACGGTTGCCACCCGGGTGTTTGCGACGTTGCCAGTGGCTCGTGCGGAAACCCGATGGCCTGTCATCTTTACGGCGTCGGCACCGTATCGGCGGCGCTGACCGACGGGCTGGCGGTCAGCCCGCTGGCCCTGGAAGACGGCGTGTCGAACAATGCGGTCGGCGGCACCGGCTCGGCCATCGCTTACACCGGCATCGGGAATCGTTTCTTGGTGGCGCCCGATCGTGGCCCGAACGCCGGCGACGACAGCTACACCGAACGCTACTACGTGATGGACTTGTCGCTCGACGGCGGCAAGGTCACGCCGACCCTCAAGGCCGGCGCGGTCCTGGATCAAGGGCCCGGTCTGCCCGCGTTCAACGGACGCAATATCAACTTCGATGCCACCAATTCGCCGGCCAGCTTGCGCCTGGACGTCGAAGGTCTGCGCGCCAGCCCCAGCGGCACATTCTTCATCTCTGACGAATACGGCCCCTTCGTCTATGAATTCTCCGCCGACGGCCACCGGCTGCGTTCGCTGAACGTGCCCGCCAAATTTCTCATCGATCATCCGGCCAAGGAAGACGACGAGCTGCCGCCGACCAACACCAAGGGCCGGCAAGACAACCGCGGCATGGAAGGCCTGGCCATCAGCCCGGACGGTCGCAAGCTGTACGGTTTGATGCAGAGCCCGCTCATCCAGGACGGCGCCCTGTCCGGGAAGAACAAGCGCGTCGGCACCAACATCCGCATGCTGGAGATCGACACCATCAACGGAGAGACCCGCGAGTTCATCTATCCGCTGGAGAACGCCAGCCTGGGCACCAACGAAATCCTGGCCATCAACGACCACCAGTTCCTGGTCGACGAGCGCGACGGCAATGGCGGCACCGACGCCGCTTTCAAGAAGTACTTCCTGATCGACATCACCAGTGCTACCGACATCAGCAACATCGCCGCGCTGCCGACCACCGGGATCCCCGCCGGCGTGACCGCCGTGTCGAAGAAGCTGTTTTTGGATCTGCTGGATCCGGCCTTCGGCCTAGCCGGAGCGTCGTTCCCGGAGAAGATCGAAGGTCTGGCCTTGGGACCTGATCTGCCCGATGGGCGCCACACCTTGTACGTCACCAGCGACAACGACTTCCTGCCCGATCAGGACGCCAAGATCTACGTCTTCACCATCGATCCGGTGGCGCTGCCCGGCTATGTGCCGGCGCAGGTGGCGTACCTGGATCAGTGCGACGGCGCCACGCCGGTCACCTGCAGCGCGGCCGACGCTTGTCACCGCGCCGGCATGTGCAATCCGGGCACCGCGACCTGCAGCGGGCCCGTCCAGCCGTCCGGCACGCTGGTGGGCACGCAGGTGACGGGCGACTGCCACTCGAGCCAGTGCGACGGCTTTGGCAACACGGTCAACGCCATCGATCCGGCTGACGTTCCTGTCGACGGCAACCAGTGCACGTCCGACCTGTGCTTGAACGGCGTGCCGACCAATCCATCGGTGGTGGCCGGTGCCATCTGCAACCAAGGCGGCGGTTCGTTGTGTGACGGCGCCGGCTCGTGCGTGTCGTGCGTGACGGCCGCCGATTGCGGAGGGGTCGAAACCGAGTGCATGGCTCGCACCTGCGCCGCTGGCGCCTGCGGCGTCGCCTACTCAGCAGCGGGCACGCCCACCGCTGCTCAGGTGGTCGGTGACTGCCACGTCAATCAGTGCGACGGCGCGGGCGGGGTTCTGTCGGCGATCAGCGATTCGGACACCCCCGCCGACGACGGCAACCCCTGCACCGTCGAGACCTGTTCCAGCGGCGTTCCCGGCGTGGTCGCCGCAGCGGCCGGGCTGTCGTGCGGCGCCGGATTTTGCGACGGCTCGGGCTCGTGCCTCGGCTGCTTGATCGCGGCCGACTGCCCCGGAGCGGACAGCGAGTGCGCGCAGCGGAGCTGCACCCAAGGCCAATGCGGCTTCGCCAAAGCCGCCGTGGGCACACCGGTGGCGGCGCAAGTGCAGGGTGATTGCCAGCGCACTGTCTGTGACGGCGCCGGTCAGGTGACCAGCTTGGCCGACAACAGCGACGCTCCGTCCAGCGCTAACCAGTGCGCGGCCGGCACGTGCACCGCAGGCGCGCCGTCGACCAGCAATCTGCCCAGCGGCACCGCCTGCTCGCAGAACGGGGGCCAGTCGTGCGACGGCAACGGCGCGTGTGTGTCGCCGCAGACCTTCCGCGTGGTGCGCCTCGGCGATGGCTCGGCGGCGTTGGGCAGCGGCGGCACCGCCGTTTCCGTCGACGAGTGGCGCTTCGACGGCACGTTGGTCGCCACCGTGGCGGTGTCGCTGTTAGCGCCTGCTGGCAATCCGTTCACGATGTCTGGTTCCGCGTCGTCGGAAGGCGAGTTGTCGCTGTCCGCCGACGGGCACTACCTGGTCATGGCCGGGTACGCGGCGCCGATCGGCACCTCCAAGGTCGCCTCGTCCAAGGCCTCCGCTTTCAAGCGGGCGGTGGCCCGCGTCGATGCCGCCGGCCACGTCGATACGTCGACGACGCTGGCGACGGCGTTCGATTCCAACAACGCGCGCGGCGCCACGTCCGCCGACGGCACAGGCTTCTGGGTGGCGGGCGCCGGCGGCAGCAGCGGCGGCGTGTGGTTCGTTCCCTTCGGGACCAGCGGCGGCACGCTGGTGTTGAACGCGTCTCTGAACAACGTGCGCTGGTTGACGATCGCGGGCGGCCAGCTGTACGGGACGTCGAACGTTGCCTCCAGCCCCAGCGTGTTCACCATCGGCACTGGCCTGCCGACCACGACGGGTCAGCTGGCGGTGACTCTGAACGGTATCCCGAACAACAACAGCAACAACAACCTTCCCCCCAGCGTCTACGGGATGGTGACGTTGGATCTGGTTCCGGCCGGAGGAGACGGCAAGCCAGACACTCTGTACCTGTCCGATGACAGCACGAGCGGCGGCATACAAAAGTGGACCAACAGCGGCACCAGCTGGTCTTTGGCCGGCACGTTCAACGTCAGCCCGACGCCGGTTGGTTTCCGCGGCCTGGCCGGCAGCGCCGTGGGAAACAAGGTCACGCTGGTGGCCAGCACGGCGGAGGACGCCAATGGCCGCCTGGTGGTCTTCGTCGACGACGGCACCACCGTGACCAACACGGTGATCGCCACCGCCGGCACCAACACGGTGTTCCGCGGCGTGGCCCTGTCGCCGAAGTAA
- the def gene encoding peptide deformylase, with translation MLLKIVQTGELVLRQRARDLTKAEIESAEIQTLIELMRETMRDAPGVGLAAPQIAQPLQLAVIEDVAAVEETERSPVPFHVIINPRLTLHGEVVEFFEGCLSVDGFQAVVPRAHDVTVEALDHRGEPISIKASGWYARILQHEIDHLNGVLYIDRMHTRTFCSARNAARVWQGQKPSAVLAAVGQPR, from the coding sequence ATGCTCCTGAAGATCGTGCAGACCGGCGAGCTGGTGCTGCGCCAGCGTGCGCGCGATCTCACCAAGGCGGAAATCGAGAGCGCGGAGATCCAGACCTTGATCGAGCTCATGCGCGAGACCATGCGCGACGCGCCGGGCGTCGGCCTGGCGGCGCCGCAGATCGCCCAGCCGTTGCAGCTGGCGGTGATCGAGGACGTCGCCGCGGTCGAGGAGACCGAGCGCAGCCCGGTCCCCTTCCATGTCATCATCAACCCGCGCCTGACCTTGCACGGCGAGGTGGTCGAGTTCTTCGAAGGCTGCCTGAGCGTCGACGGCTTCCAGGCCGTGGTCCCGCGCGCCCACGACGTCACCGTCGAAGCGCTGGACCACCGGGGCGAGCCAATCTCGATCAAGGCGAGCGGCTGGTACGCCCGCATCCTGCAGCACGAGATCGATCACCTGAACGGCGTCCTTTACATCGATCGCATGCACACCCGAACCTTCTGCAGCGCGCGCAACGCCGCCCGCGTGTGGCAGGGACAAAAGCCATCCGCGGTGCTCGCCGCCGTGGGCCAGCCGCGCTAG